GATCACGAAGCGGGAGGACCCGCGGGACGTGCTGGTCTCGCCGAGCTATGCCTCGCTGCAGGCGTTGCCGAAGGGGGCGAGGCTGGGCACGAGCAGTCCGCGCCGGGCGGCGCAGATGCGGGCCTGGCGGCCCGACCTAGCGGTGCTGCCCATCCGGGGAAACGTGGGCACGCGGATCGCGAAGGCGGGCGGGCCGGGGTTCGACGGCGTGGTGCTGGCGGCGGCAGGCGTTCACCGGCTAGGCATGCATAGGCACATCAGGGAATATATCGCTCCGAGTATCTGTATCCCGGAGCCAGGGCAGGGCGCGCTGGCCCTGGAGGTTCGCGCCGGCGATGGGGCGACGGCGAAGATCGCGGCTGCGGCGCGGGACCGGGCGGCCACGGCGGCCGTGACGGCGGAGGTGGCGGTGCTGCGCGCCTTGGGCGGCGGCTGCAAGACGCCCATCGCGGCATACGCCGAGCGCAAGGGCGCGAAGCTCTATCTGCGCGCGATGGTCTCCGATACGGCGGGGCGGCGGGTGCTGAGGGCGACGGCGAGCGGCACAGACAATCACCCCGAGCGCCTGGGCACACGCCTGGCGAACCGCCTCCTGGCGATGGGCGCGGCCGACGTGCTCGCGGGAGAGAAAGAGAAGGCATGAGCAGAGAACGAGCGGCGAAGCCTCTAAGCGGGAAGCGTGTGATGGTGACGCGCTCCCCAGACCAATCTTCGGCCTTTGCCAATCTCCTGGCGGAGGCGGGTGCGGCGCCGGTGGTGATCCCGGCGATCATCGTGGGGCCGCCACCGGACTGGCGGCCTATGGATGAGGCCATCGCGCGCCTTGGCAATCACGATTGGGTGGTCTTCACCAGCTCCAACGGCGTTGACTATTTCTTCAAGCGGCTTGCGCACGCCGGGAAGGATGCCGCCGCCCTGGCGGGCAACAAGGTGGCGACGGTTGGGCGCGCGACGGCGAACACGCTGAGAGGGCACTGTCGTGAGCCGGATTTCGTGCCGTCCAAGCACACATCGGAAGTGCTGGTGAAGGAGATGGGCGAGGCGAGGCTGAAGGGCAAGCGCGTCCTGACGCCGCGCTCGGACATCGCGCCGGACGCGATCGTGAAGCAGATGCAGGCGATGGGAGCGACGGTGACCGATGTGCCCGCCTACCATACGGCCATGCCGGAGGAATCGCGGACGAAGGCCGTGCGGGCGATGACCGGAGGCGAAGTGGACATCGTGACGTTCACAAGCTCGTCCACGGTGATGAGCCTGATGACACTCCTGGGCGATAAGGCGAGGCCGCTTATCAACGGGGTCACGGTGGCATGCATCGGCCCCGTGACGGCCAAGACGGCGGAGGAGAACGGCCTGCGGGTGGATGTGATGGCGGGCGACAATACGACGACCGGGTTGGTGGCGGCGCTGGAGGCGTGGGCGGCGAGAAAGGGAGGATAGGGATGGCGGCGATATTTCCCGTCTTGCGGATGCGGCGGTTGCGGCGGAGCGAGCCGGTGCGGCAGCTGGTGCGCGAGACTTCGCTTTCGCCCCAGGACTTCATCTATCCGATGTTCGTGACACACGGGAAGGGCGTGCGCAAGGAGATCTCGGCGATGCCGGGCTGCTACCACCTTTCGCCGGACGAGGCGGTTCGCGAGGCTCAGGAGGTGAAGCGCCTGGGCATCCCGGCGGTGCTGCTCTTCGGCATCCCAGCATCGAAAGACGGCGTTGGGAGCGAGGCCTATGTGGAGAGCGGCATCGTGCAGCAGGCGGTGCGGGCGATCAAGCAGGCCGTTCCAGAGATAGTCGTCGTTACGGACGTCTGCCTGTGCGAATATACCGACCACGGGCACTGTGGCATCGTAGTGGACGGGCATGTGGAGAATGACAAGAGCCTGGAGCTCATCGCGCAGGCGGCGCTTTCACACGCCAAGGCGGGGGCGGACGTCGTCGCGCCGTCAGACATGATGGACGGGCGCGTGGCGGCGATCCGAAGACTCCTGGACGCCGACGGCTTCAGCACAACGCCCATCATGTCCTACGCGGCGAAGTACGCTTCCGCGTTCTTCGGGCCATTCCGCGAAGCGGCAGGCTCGGCGCCGCAGTTCGGCGACCGGCGCGGGTACCAGATGGACCCGGCGAACGCGCGGGAGGCGCTGCGCGAGATGGAGATGGATATTGGCGAAGGGGCGGACATCATCATGGTGAAGCCGGCACTGGCCTATCTGGATATCATCGCGCGGGCACGGCAGCGGTTCGACCTGCCCATAGCGGCATACAATGTGAGCGGCGAGTATTCGATGCTGAAGGCGGCGGCGCGCAACGGCTGGCTGGACGAGCGGCGCTCCGTGATGGAGGCGCTAACGGGCATCAAGCGCGCGGGGGCGGACATCATCATCACCTACCACGCCAAGGATGCGGCGAAGTGGCTGAGCGAGTAAAATTGCCAGCCGTGGATGAAACATTTTGAGAGGATTTTCCGTCTTATCGCTATGGAGGAATTCCATTCGTTCTATAAGCACGAGCAGGCATGGTTCTGGTCGGCGTCGTGGCAAGAGGCCGAAGCGGAGGCAGAGGCGGATATCAAGGCCGGCCGGGTGAAGAAGTTCGCCTCTGCTGAGGCCATGCTGCGGGACCTCGATGCCTAGCCGCTCCGAAAGGCTCTTTCAAGAGGCACAGCGGTATCTGCCCGGCGGCGTTGACAGCCCGGTTCGCGCCTTCCGCGCGGTGGGCGGCGCGCCGCGATTCATCGCGCGCGGCAGGGGGGCGTACCTTTTCGATGCCGACGGCAAGCGCTACGTTGACTACGTCGGCTCCTGGGGGCCGCTGATCTTGGGCCACGCCCATCCGAAAGTTGTGGCGGCGCTGCAGAAGGCGGCGAGGCTGGGGACGAGCTATGGCGCGCCGACGGAGCTGGAGACGACGCTGGCAAAGCTGGTGGTGAAAGCCTTCCCCTCGATAGAGATGCTGCGGTTCGTCAGCTCCGGCACGGAGGCGTGCATGAGCGCCATCCGGGCGGCGCGGGCCTACACGGGCCGCGACACGATTGTCAAGTTCGACGGCTGTTACCACGGCCACTCCGACGGCCTACTGGTGAAGGCAGGCTCCGGCGGCGCGACCTTCGGCGTGCCGGACAGCGCGGGGGTGCCCGCGGCCTACGCGGCGCTGACGCTGGTGGCGAAGTATAACGACGCTTCTTCCGTGGAGGCGCTGCTGCAGGCGAACAAGGGCAAAGTGGCGGCGATCATCATCGAGCCGATCGCGGCGAACATCGGCGTTGTGCCGCCGAAGCCGGGGTTCCTCAAGGCGTTGCGGGAGATGGCGGATGCCCACGGCGTGCTGCTCATCTTTGATGAGGTGATCAGCGGCTTTCGCGTCGCCTTCGGCGGCGCACAGCAGCTCTACGGCATCAAGGCCGACCTGACGTGCCTGGGGAAGATCATCGGCGGTGGCATGCCTGTAGGCGCGTACGGCGGTCGCAGAGAGATCATGGAGAAGATCGCGCCGCTCGGCCCGGCCTATCAGGCGGGAACGCTTTCCGGCAACCCGTTGGCGATGACGGCGGGCATAGAGACGCTGAAGGCGCTTTCGGCGGCGGGTGTCTACAAGCGGCTGGAGAAGGCGTCCAATGCGTTGGAGGTGGGATTGGGGGAGGCGGCGCGGAAGAACGGGCGGGAGGTCGCCATCACGCGCATGGGCTCGCTGTTGACGCTCTTCTTCGCCAAGGGCCCCGCCGATTCGTGGGCGGCGGTGGAAAAGGCGGACCGCCAGCAGTTCGGGGCCTTTTTCCACAGGATGCTGGAGTCCTGCATCTACCTGCCGCCTTCGCAGTTCGAGGCGTGGTTCGTCTCGCTGGCCCATAGCGAGAGCGATATCCAAAAGACAGTAAGGGCGGCGGAGAAAGCGCTGGCGGCATAGGTCCAGGCCTATCCACAATAGACAGCTTTCCCTTGTGGCGGTTTTCCTACATGTTGTATACTACCGCCACTCTTTCGGGGGTGGCGCATGAAGCTCTCTTGTCTGCAAGAGAACCTGAGTCGTGGGCTGGCCATTGTGGGCCGCGCGGTGGCAACGCGCACAACGTTGCCGATCACGAATAACGTCTACCTGGCGACGGAGAATGGCAGGCTGAAGCTCGCCGCCACGAACCTTGAGATCGCCATTGTCCACTGGGTCGGCGCGAAGATCGAGAAGGAAGGGGCCATCACCGTTCCCGCGCGCTTGCTCACGGACTTCGTCAATTCGCTCCCGAACGATAAGGTGGAGATGGACCTTTCCGGCAAGTCCAAGAGCCTCCAGCTGAAATGCGCCAAGTTCGAGGCGCGGTTCAGCGGCATGGACGCCGAGGACTTCCCGCCGATCCCGACGATTGACCAGGGCGTGACGATGAAGATCGAGGCGGAGCATCTGCGCACCGCCATCGGCAGGGTCGTCTTCGCGGCGGCGACGGAGGATTCGCGGCCTGTGCTGACGGGCGTCAACCTGGAGGTGGAGGGCGACATGCTGACGCTGGCCGCCGCCGACGGCTTCCGCCTCTCCGTGGACAAGACGAAGGTGAGCACGCCGGTGAAGGAGAAGCTGTCCGTCATCGTCCCGGCGCGCGCGTTGAACGAAGTAGGGAAGCTCATCGCCGAGGCGAAGGACCCCGTGACGGTCACGGTGAACGCGGCGAAGAGCCAGATCCTCTTCTCCATGGAGAATGTGCGGCTCGTCTCGCAGCTCATCCAAGGGGCCTTCCCCAACTATTCGCAGTTGATCCCGCAGAAGCACAGCACCCGGGTCACGGTTGACCTGGAGGAGTTCCTGCGCGCGACGAAGGCGGCTTCGATCTTCGCGCGGGACGCCAGCGGCATCGTGCGGCTGCACATGACGCCGAAGGACGGGGCGGACGGCGAGGGCAAAGTGGCGGTCTCCGCCAGGGCGGAAGAGGTAGGCGACAACGTGGGCGAAATCGAGGCGCACATCGGGGGGCCGGAGGCGAAGATCGCCTTCAACGCGAAGTACCTGACGGACGTGCTCAACGTCATCGGCAAAGGGGAGCTGCTGCTGGACGTGACGAACGCCTCAAGCCCGGGGCTCTTCCACCTCAGCGGCGCCAAGGACGCGAATTACAAGCACGTGGTCATGCCGATGTTTGTGCAGTGGTAGGGCTGAGCGCATAGCGCGCGCTTCAGGATTCGGTCTCCCTCATACAACCTTCGTGTCGTTGGCAAGGGACCTACCGCGGCAATCCCAGACCTCGCGTCGCGATTAGATTTCGTTGGATCTCGTTCGTGCCGCCGGCGATGGATGTGCTTAGCGATAGGGCATACATCCGCAGCAGTCTCCCTGCCAGCTTCGCATGCTTTGATTCGGTCTCAACTTGACCGTACAGGCCGAGCAGCTGCATGCCTACCCGAGCCATGGCCTGGAGCAGCTCTGCCCCAGATACCTTGGTGATTGAGGCTTGGGTGGTGGGGAGTTCTCCCTTGGCAAAGGCCTGGGCCACCCGGTAGGCCATCAGCCGATTCATGTTCACTCGAATAACAAGATCGGCGAGGCTCTGGCGAATAAGCCTTGCCGACGCGCTCTCACGGCTGAGCGCGGAAATATCCCTGACATATGCGACAAGCTCCTCGAGTGTCCTGCGCCCCCTGGCGGAGTAGTCGATCCGTTGCCGTTCGAATGTCAGCAGCGTCACCGATACAGCCCAACCGCGATTCTTCTCGCCGACAAGCCAGCGCTTCGGGATCCGGACGTCATCGAGAGTAACCTCATTGAAATGATGGCCGCCGATCATGTCATGGATAGGCCGCACCGTCACTCCCGGCGACTTCATATCAAGGAGCAGAAAGCTCAGCCCATTGTGGCGAGAGTTTGCCTCTCCTGTACGCGCCAAGAGGAACATCCAGTTCGATAGGTGCGCGTTGCTTATCCAGACCTTTCGCCCGGTGACGATGAAGTCATCTCCATCCTCCACCGCCCGGGTTGTGAGGGAGGCGAGGTCCGAGCCGGTTCCCGGCTCGGAGTAGCCCTGGCACCATACCATCTCCCCTCTGGAAAGCGGGGGCAGAAAGGTACGCTTCTGCTCCTCGGTGCCATGAAGGGCCAATGTCGGCCCCAAGAGCTCGACGCCGATGTCCCGGACTGAGGCTCGATGGTAGGCCAGTTCTTCGAGGTAGATCGTCTGCATGATCGGCGATTCGCCGAGCCCGCCGTATTCCTTAGCCCAACCTATCGTCAGCCAGCCCTTCTTCGCCAATTTCTTGCGTAAAACGAGGATGACCTCCATGTTTCGTTCTTCGCTGCTGAGAACCGGGCCGTCCCAATCCGGCGGCAGCGATGCCTGCAGGAAACTCCGCATATCGTGTTGGAAGCGCTCTTCAGTTTCGGAGAAAGAGAAGTGCATAGGTATCTCCCGGAGGCTACAGGTCGGAGGCCAAGGCCGCGCTGAGCAATGATGTTTCGGTGAATCTCATTTGTCCAACTCGGTTTGTGATAGATCTGCGCAGGTCTCTTACCTTCAAGGAAGGGCGCCGGCGTTCGGCATATCAAAGTCTGAAGACCCATTGCCCAATCATGCGCCGGTTTACCATACATCCCGCTATGGGTTCAATGATGGCCGAGCGCCGGAGGATGCACGCTCGAAGGCCCGATACATCGGGGCCTTGTTTTTTCTCAGGCGGAATCTATGATTGTGGCGACAGCTTCGTCAGGAGCCTGTGATGCAATTCGGATTGTTCACCTGGTTCAACCCGCTGCCTGGGCAATCGGAGGCTGAATCCTTCGCGTGGGGATTCCAGGAGATCGAGACGGCGGAGGCCATGGGCTGGGACACCGTCTGGCTACCGCAGCAGCGCTTCTCCGGATCGCTGATCCTCAGCGCCTCTCCCTTTGTGATGGCGACGGCGGCAGTGGCGCGGATCAAGCGGATCAAGATCGGGCTGGCGATCCACACGCTGGGGCTGAACACGGGGAAGAATGAGGACCCGCGAGTATCGCGCTATGCGGCGCTCTGGCCCTCCGACCCGCTGGAGACGGCGGAGGCCGTGGCGACGATAGACCAGGTGAGCCGCGGGCGGTTCATCTACGGGGCGGGCGGCTACACGGCGGGCGACCCGCAGCGCCAGCGCAACTTCTACGAATTCCTGGAAGTGATGCAGCTTGCCTGGAAGGATGGGCCCTTCCCGGGCTACGAAGGCGAGTTCTACCGCCATCCGCCGAACCCGGGCGTCGCGCCGAAGCCGTACAGCAGGCGCATCCCCATCTCCGTAGCGGCGGACAACCAGAAGAGCTTTCCCAAAATCGGCGAGAAAGGCTATCAACTACTCATCGGGGCCGGAACGTCGCACAATCCGCGCGGGGAATCGGCGATGATCGAGGATGTGAAGCGATACAGGGAGTCGTGGAAGGCGGCCGGCCACCCGGGCGAGCCGCAGATCACGGTGCGCATCCCCACGCACGTGGCGGAGACGAAGGAGCGCGCGCTGCAAGATGTGGAGGAGACGATGAAGCTGGCCTGGGAGCGCGCGCTGAACAAGATGCTGCCGCAGGCGGCCCCGGGCACGCCGAGCGCGCAATCGGCGGAGCGGATGAACCTCTTCGGGACGGCTGAAGAGGCGATCGAGCGCATCCACCGGCTGAGAGAGACCATGGGCGCGACGGAGATCATGTTCGAGACGAACTACTGGGGCCGGATCCCGACCGAGCGCGTGCTGAACTCCATGCGCCTCATCACAGAGAAGGTCATCCCCAAGTTCGCGTGACCGGCCCGCCGAGAGCCATCATGAAGCACGACCCACGACTCTACATCACGGGGCACAACGCCAAGGGCGAGTCCATCTGGGCGGCGGAGCGCGCCCTTGACCTGGCCGCGCCCGCGCAGGGCGTGAAGACGGACCCGCTGTGGCAGATCTCGCGGGTGCCGGTGCCGATGGATGAAAGCGGCGCGGTGACCCCCGGCCTCTTGTGGTTCGCGAACGGGCTCAACTTTCGCTACGTGGTCTTTCCGCCGCGATCGCGGCGGGCTTCCGCATTTGAGAGGCCGCCGCGGGCGGGGCTGCACGAGACGGACACCGTGGACCTCATCGTCATGGTCTCGGGCGAATTGTACGTCGGGCTTGAGGGGACGAAGAGAGAGGTGGCCCTGCGGTCGGGAGACGTCCTCATCCAGCGCGGGACGACGCACTACTGGCACAACAAGGGCAAACGTCCCGCCGTCTTCACCGTCGTCATCGTGGATGCCAAGCGGACGGCCAAGACGCCGCGGACGAAATCAGGCGCGCGCTCCACGAGAGTCGGCAGGCCGGCGCAGATGCGCCGGTGATGCCGCGCCATCCGGCGACCGGGTGATCGTTGGGTTCATGGTCAGTCATACCCTCCGGAGCATCGCTTCTCGCCCCATGCCGTGTGACAATAGAAGGTGCGATGTTGTTTGCCCATCTTTGCGTAAAGGTGTCCTAACGTGAGCGATTCACAGAATCAGCCCGTGAACGAAAACGACGTGAGCCAGGCAGGAGGGATCCTCTTTGATGTCTCCGAGCGCCGCTTCCTCGAGGGGCCGCACACCTGGAGGAACGGGCTGGTTCAGGCTACGTGAGTCTTCTTCGAGATGATCCGCGGCTTCCGCACCCTGCACTTTGTGGGGCCGTGCGTCACGGTCTTCGGCTCGGCGCGATTTTCTGAAGCCAATCCGAATTATGCGCTTGGTCGCGCCGCTGGCTTTGAGCTGGCGAAGGCGGGCTTCACGGTGGTCACCGGCGGCGGCCCCGGCATCATGGAGGCGGCGAACCGAGGCGCGAGGGAGGCTGGCGGCCACAGCGTGGGCTGCGGCATCAAGCTGCCGATGGAGCAGGCGCGCAACCCCTACATAGACACGTGGGTGGAGTTTCACTATTTCTTTGTGCGCAAGGTGATGCTCGTCAAGTATTCCTACGGCTTTGTCGTGCTGCCCGGCGGCTTCGGCACGATGGACGAGGTCTTTGAGACGGCGACGCTGATCCAGACGGGCAAGATCAGGGACTTTCCTCTGGTGCTGTTGGGCAAGGACTTCTGGACGCCCATCCTGAACTTCATGCGCGACCGCATGGTTGGCTACGGGACCATCAATGCGGAGGATATTGACCGACTGATCGTCACCGACGATCCAAAAGAGGCGGCGGTGCGGATCCGCCAGACGGCCTTCACGAAGTTCGGGGTGCGGTTCGCAAGGCCGAAGAAGCGGCGGTGGTGGCTTCTGGAGGGCAGGGCTAAGCGGCGGCCATCGCCTCAGGGCTAGGCGCGCCCCAGGAGATCCTTGAGCACGTAGCCATTGTGCTCCCCCAGGTATGGGAAGCGGCGGATGTCCGCCGGGGCGGTGGAGATGTGGAAGGGCGGCGCGTGGTAGGTGAACGATTCGCCGTCCGGATGCTTCCGCGAGGCGAGATAGGTGCGGTGGGCCAACTGCGGGTCGCTGTGCAGGTCCCCTGGCTTGTGCACGGCCCCGGCCTCCACGCCCGCCGCTTGCAGCTCGCGCATGGACTCATCGGGCGCGCGCGCGCCCGTCCACCCTTCGATGAGCGCCGTCGCCTCCGCCTCATTTGCCCGGCGCGCCTGCAGCGTCGCGAAGCGCGCATCGCGCGCCATCTCCCCGCGCCCTATGGCGGCGCAGAGCTTCGCCCAATCGGCATCCGAATGCACGGCGATGGCGCACCAGGCGTCATCGCCTTTGCAGCGGAAGGCACCGTGGGGCGAAGCGGCGTCCGAGCGGTTCCCCTCGCGCGTTGCGATCCTGCCGCTCACCTGGTAATCCAGGATCGCCGGCTCGACGAAGAGGAGCGGCGCCTCAAGCTGCGAGAGGTCAATGTACGCGCCCTGCCCGGTGCGCCGTCGCCGCTCGAGCGCGGCCAGGACGGCAGCGACGGCCAGCGGCGGGCCGATGTAATCGGTATAGGCGCCGACGGGCAGACACGGCTCGCGGTCCGGCCAGCCGGAGACGTGGACAAAGCCGCCCCTGGCGGCGAGTCCCGCGCCAAGGCCGATGTGGTGCGCATGCGGGCCCGTCTGCCCCAGGGCGCTCATGCTGATCATCACCAGGTCCGGCCTGACGGCGCGCAGGCGCTCGTAGGTGAGGCCCCAGCCCTTGAGGACGCGCGGCGAGTAATTCTCGACGATAACGTCCGATTGCGCGATGAGCGCGGTCGCCGCCTCGATGGAGCCGGGCTCGTTCATATCGAGCGTCAGGGAGAGCTTCGAGTGGTTGTATTGGGCGAAGCGCGCGCTATTACCGCCCTTCACATTGCCGCGCTTGGGCGGATGGAAGCGCAGCTGGTCGGCGCGTTTGACGCCTTCGATTTTGATGACCTCCGCGCCGTAATCGCCGAGGGTTGTTCCCGTGAGCGGGCCTGCGATGAGCGTGGAGAACTCCACCACGCGGATGCCGTGCAGTGGCGCTGCGCTCATATCGCGCCCTGCGCTTTCAGCTTCGCCACTCGGCGCGGCGCGAGGTTGAGGATGCCGCCATAGACGGCGGCGTTGTGTTCTCCCGGCCTGGGCGCAGGCCGTGTGGGAAGGGGACGCTCCTCCGGGCAGAGGATGAAGGTGCCCGGGTGCAGCACGTCGCGGCCCAGGTCCGGGTGGCGCACGTTGGTGAAGAAGCTGCGCGCCTGCAGCTGCGGGTCGGCGCAGATATCGGCCACGGTGCTGATGGCATCGGCCAGCAGGCGGCGCTTCACGGCCTCTTCACGGATCTGGGCCTTCGTCTTCGTCATGAAGAAGCGGAGAAGGTCGTCTTCATATCGGGAAAGCTGTTCTTTTGCAACCTGCTCGATTTTTGTATTTTGGATATCTACATGCTCCAGGCCGCCGGCCATGCCCACTTCCTTCATCCACTGGACCAAGGGCGTCATGAACGGCACCGCGTTCTTGCCGAAGCTGATAAGAAAGGCTAGGTGGCCGTCCTTGCACGGATAGATGGAGCGCCGGGAGACCGTCGTCACCATTCGGCTGCCCTCGCGCTTGAACTCGGCGCGGTCCACCTCCCAGGCCGGGAGGGCACTGCCGATGGGCAGGATGAGGGAGTCCAGGATGGAGCAATCAACGTGAGAGCCTTCGCCGGTCTGCATGCGCGCCGCGTGGGCCATCAGCGTGCCGACCGCCGCGTAGCTGCACCCGTGGGCTACGGCCTGCTCTATGGAGACGCGCACCGGCGGGCGGTCCGGGTCGCCGATGAGGTTCATGATGCCGCCCAGGGCCATGAGCGTCAGGTCGGACGCGCGGTAGTCCTTGTACGGGCCGCTCTGCCCGAACGCGGTGATGGAGGTGAGGACGATGCCGGGATTGACGGCGCGCAGCGCTTCGAAGCCGAGGCCGAGGCTGTCCATGTGCCCCGGCGCAAACGATTCGATGACGACATCGGCCTTTGCCGCGAGCTGCTTGAAGAGGGCCGTTCCCTCGGGCCGCGCGAGATCCAGGGTGATGCTCTCCTTGTTGTGGTTGTAGGAAAGCCACACCATGCTATGGGCCTTGCTCTTGACCTTGGCCACGCGCGGCCCGGAGCTGCGCCCGGGATCGCCGCCGGGCGGCTCCACCTTGATGACGCGCGCGCCCAGATCGGCCAGGATGCGCCCGGCCATGGAGCCCTTTTCATCTGTGAGGTCGAGCGCGGTGAGGTGCGAAAGGAAGCCGTATCTGCCGGGCACGGGATGCTCCTAGATGACGCCCTGCTCGCGGAGCTGGGCGAGCTTGGCATCGTCAAAGCCGAGGATGGAGGCGTAGACGTCCCTATTGTGCTGGCCCAGCTCGGGCGCGGGTTTGTTGAAGTCATACTGCATGCCGGACATGTGCTGGAAGGGCGAGCCGATGACCTTCAGCTTCCCCACTCCAGGCTGGTCCACTTCTTTGATCATGCCGCGGGCCGCGATGTGCGTATCGTGCAGCAGCTGGTCCACGGACTTCACGATCCCGGAGGCGACGCGGTTCTTGAGGAGGATCTGCATCGCCTCCTCTGCCGTCTTATCGCTCAGCCAGACGTCAATCAGCGCATCGGCGTCCTGGCGGTGCTTCCGGCGGCCCTTGCGTCCCGCCCAGTCCGGGTCGTTCGCCAGCTCGTCGCCGCCGACGAGCTTGAGCATCGTCTGCCACTGGCGGTTGGAGACGCACCCGATGTAGATGTAGTCGTCCTTCGCCTTGAAGACGCCTCGCCCGGCCATCTCGTTCTCGCCGCCCGTGCGCTCGATGACGACATTTTCCGCGAAGTACTTGGGGATGGCGAAGGAGCCGACGAGATACCAGACCGTATCGTGCATCGAAATGTCTATCCACTGGCCCTGGCCTGTCTGGCGCTGCTGCATGATAGCGGCCAGGATGGCGATGGTGAGATAGAGCGGGCTGTGGAAATCGGCGACGGAGAAGGGGAGAGGCATTGGCGGCTTATCGGGCTCGCCGTTCATGCCGGTCAGTCCGCCCATCGCCACAACGGCGAAGTCGTAGGCCATCATGGGGCTGTAGGGCCCCGTCTGGCCGAAGCCGGAGAGGGAGGCGTAGACGGCGCGCGGGTTGACGGCCTTCACATCGTCATAGCTCAGGCCCCAGGCCTTCATCATCCCCGGCTTGAAGTTCTCAACGATGACGTCCGACTTCTTGGCGATATCCAGGGCGATCTTGCGTGCCTCGGGCTTCCGGAGGTCGAGGGTGACGCTCTTTTTGCCCCGGTTCCACTGGGTGAAGTGGTAGGGCCACTTGCCCAGCAGCGGCGGCAGCGTCCGTGAATCGTCGCCGACTCCGGGCGCCTCCACCTTGATGACCTCCGCCCCGAAATCGGCTAGGAGGAGCGTGCAGAGCGGCGCGGCGGCGACCCGGGAGAAGTCCAGGACGCGCACACCTTCGAGTATCTTTGCCATGGGGCCTCCTCTCTCATGACTGCGGCGGCGGTTACTCGCCGCGCGGCAGGCCCAGGCCGCGGGTGGCGATGACGTTGCGCTGGATCTCGGAGGCGCCGCCGGTGATGGTGGACAGGGGCGCCGCATGGTAGGCCTGGGCGAAGGCCCCTTCGCCGGGGACGTGCTTGGAGCCGGCCTCCAGCTCGCCGTAGTGCCCCAACATCTCCATGCTCGTATGGACGAGTTCCTTTTCGAATTCGGAGATGAGGACCTTGAGCGATGAGGCCTCATAGCTCGGCATGATCTTGTTGGACATCTGCCACCCCACCTTATAGCAGAGGACGCGTAGGGCGCGCAGTTTGGCGGCGTGCCGCGCCGCCTCCCGCCGGAGGGGCAGTTCGTCCCAGAGTAGCCGGCCGTTGCGCGTGTGGCTTTTTGCGTAGTCAATGATGCTGGTGAGCATCCGCGCGTGCATGCCCACATTGAAGATGCGCTCGTAGGCCAGCGCCGTGCTGGCGTAGTAGAAGCCCTTGTTCTTTTCGCCCACCAAGCGATTCTTGGGAACGCGGACGCCGTCATAGAAGACGGCGTTGGTGCGCGCGCCGCTTACCGCGTACATCGGCGTCAGCTTGATGCCGGGAGACCTCATGTCCACCATAAAGAGGGAGATGCCCTTGTGCTTGGGGGCCTTGGGGTCCGTGCGCACGGCCAGCCAGTGGTACTCCGCCCAGTGGCAGGTGGTGTTGTACATCTTCTGCCCGGTGATGATGAAGTCGTCGCCGTCCTCCACCGCCTGCATCTTGAGGGAGGCGAGGTCCGACCCGGCCTCCGGCTCCGTGTAGCCCAGGGCGAAGTCTATCTCGTACTTCGCGATCTTGGGCAGG
This region of Chloroflexota bacterium genomic DNA includes:
- a CDS encoding acyl-CoA dehydrogenase produces the protein MLDFNFTKEEELFRAEARSFFTAEVGGAPPLDPEDEAFVPKMRAILRKLGERGWLTLTWPKEYGGMDASPMYRFILLDEMALSGLTSSGGFNTGGRIVGPTLMQHGTEEQKRFFLPKIAKYEIDFALGYTEPEAGSDLASLKMQAVEDGDDFIITGQKMYNTTCHWAEYHWLAVRTDPKAPKHKGISLFMVDMRSPGIKLTPMYAVSGARTNAVFYDGVRVPKNRLVGEKNKGFYYASTALAYERIFNVGMHARMLTSIIDYAKSHTRNGRLLWDELPLRREAARHAAKLRALRVLCYKVGWQMSNKIMPSYEASSLKVLISEFEKELVHTSMEMLGHYGELEAGSKHVPGEGAFAQAYHAAPLSTITGGASEIQRNVIATRGLGLPRGE